From Chryseobacterium salivictor, a single genomic window includes:
- a CDS encoding transposase yields MEKSTMTLTRKIQLLIDVPADEKREMWEKLYRYQNRCFRAANLIVSHLYVQEMIKDFFYLTEEIQYKLADEKKDEMGIFTRSKTHTTARMVFDRFKGEIPVDILGSLNNTIQSNFSKDKVDYWKGLKSLRNFKKDIPIPVPVKYTTKMRYDPDKKAFCFNMLAIPVKTYLGRDFSDKREILERLLRKDIALRTSQIQLKAGKIFWLAVFEFEKEEHLLKPEIIAEASLSLEHPIVVQANKVRMNIGSKEEFLYRRLAIQASQKRIQSGIAFCHSGNGAKRKQKALHKTENRESRYVSHRLHLYSRKLIDFCVQQQAGTLILKDQEDKIGIAKEQEFVLRNWSYYELQTKIKYKAEKAGIELIIG; encoded by the coding sequence ATGGAAAAATCCACAATGACATTGACCCGAAAAATTCAGCTGCTGATCGACGTTCCTGCAGATGAAAAAAGAGAGATGTGGGAAAAACTCTACCGCTATCAGAACCGCTGTTTCCGGGCGGCTAATTTAATTGTTTCCCATCTCTATGTGCAGGAAATGATCAAAGATTTCTTTTACCTCACAGAAGAAATCCAATACAAGCTGGCTGATGAAAAAAAAGATGAAATGGGAATATTTACCCGTTCGAAAACGCACACCACCGCACGCATGGTTTTCGACCGCTTCAAAGGGGAGATTCCCGTCGATATTCTGGGAAGCCTGAACAATACGATACAGTCTAACTTTTCTAAAGACAAAGTGGATTACTGGAAAGGCTTAAAATCATTGAGAAACTTTAAAAAGGACATTCCCATTCCTGTTCCGGTAAAATACACCACCAAAATGAGGTATGATCCGGATAAAAAAGCGTTTTGCTTCAATATGCTTGCGATTCCGGTAAAAACGTATTTAGGAAGAGACTTTTCTGATAAGCGGGAGATCCTGGAACGCCTCTTAAGAAAAGACATCGCGCTTCGTACCTCACAGATTCAGTTGAAGGCAGGGAAAATCTTTTGGCTCGCCGTATTTGAATTTGAAAAAGAGGAGCATCTTTTAAAACCCGAAATTATTGCTGAAGCTTCCCTGTCTTTGGAACATCCGATCGTGGTACAAGCCAATAAGGTGCGGATGAATATTGGCTCAAAAGAGGAGTTTTTATACCGCAGGTTGGCGATTCAAGCCAGTCAGAAAAGAATTCAAAGCGGTATTGCTTTCTGCCATTCGGGAAATGGTGCCAAACGGAAACAAAAGGCGCTGCACAAAACAGAAAATAGGGAAAGTCGGTATGTAAGTCATCGGCTTCATCTCTACAGCAGGAAGTTGATCGATTTCTGCGTTCAACAGCAAGCGGGCACCCTTATTCTGAAAGATCAGGAAGACAAGATAGGAATTGCAAAAGAACAGGAATTTGTGCTTCGCAACTGGAGTTATTATGAATTGCAGACCAAAATAAAATACAAAGCAGAAAAGGCAGGTATCGAATTGATCATTGGATAG
- a CDS encoding RidA family protein has product MSSKVNSLLARNTENAAKAIGSYSQTVAFSHYNNLSAQLPVDPKSGALVSGGIREQAEQCFKNIKAVVDSIGHVMSDVIRITVFVTAIKDADAVDEVYKTFFPTYVPTRTTVAVAALPMNALVQIEALISNGEGTIPDAPQSGDLIKLTNNTPNAPVSTLSAQAVAFSHYNNLSAQLPVDPKSGRLVAGGVKEQTTQCLKNIKAILESIDVPFDDIVKINIFLKNLADIDAVNEVYSTFFPDSAIARTVGYVPARTTVAASALPMDALIQIEAVVSHGDGTPPQAVEHRHGIVIWANNTQNAPECSLCTQTVAFSHYNHLSAQLPLDAKTGELVAGGIREQTEQCLKNIKAIVESISHVMEDVVKVNIFVKNIADMDAVDEVYKKFFPGGIPARRTVGVSALQKDALIQIDAVVANAEGTPPKA; this is encoded by the coding sequence ATGAGTTCAAAAGTAAATTCCTTATTGGCAAGAAATACGGAAAATGCTGCAAAAGCAATCGGTTCCTACTCGCAAACGGTAGCCTTCTCCCATTACAATAACCTGTCGGCCCAATTGCCGGTGGATCCGAAATCAGGTGCATTGGTATCCGGCGGTATCAGGGAGCAGGCAGAACAGTGCTTCAAAAACATCAAGGCCGTTGTAGACAGTATCGGCCATGTGATGAGCGATGTTATAAGAATCACTGTATTCGTAACCGCCATCAAAGATGCTGATGCTGTAGACGAAGTTTATAAAACATTCTTCCCAACCTATGTTCCGACAAGGACGACAGTGGCCGTGGCAGCCTTACCGATGAATGCGCTGGTCCAGATTGAAGCTCTTATTTCGAACGGCGAAGGTACCATTCCAGACGCACCACAATCCGGCGATCTTATAAAACTGACCAATAATACGCCCAATGCGCCCGTAAGTACTTTATCTGCGCAGGCGGTCGCTTTCTCTCACTACAATAACCTTTCAGCTCAGTTACCAGTCGATCCGAAATCGGGCAGATTGGTGGCTGGCGGTGTAAAAGAGCAGACGACCCAGTGCCTGAAAAATATCAAGGCGATTTTAGAAAGTATCGATGTCCCTTTTGACGATATTGTCAAAATTAATATCTTCCTTAAAAACCTCGCAGATATTGATGCCGTAAACGAAGTGTACTCCACATTTTTCCCAGACTCTGCGATTGCCAGAACTGTAGGGTATGTTCCTGCACGCACAACAGTTGCCGCTTCAGCCTTACCGATGGATGCCCTGATCCAGATTGAAGCAGTGGTGTCACACGGAGACGGTACACCTCCGCAAGCCGTAGAGCACAGGCATGGAATCGTTATTTGGGCAAATAACACTCAAAATGCACCTGAATGTTCTCTGTGTACACAAACCGTAGCTTTTTCTCATTACAATCATCTTTCAGCGCAACTGCCTTTGGATGCGAAAACGGGTGAACTGGTTGCCGGTGGTATAAGAGAACAGACGGAACAGTGCTTGAAAAACATCAAGGCCATTGTCGAAAGCATCAGCCACGTTATGGAAGATGTCGTTAAAGTCAATATCTTTGTTAAAAATATTGCAGATATGGATGCCGTAGACGAAGTTTACAAAAAATTCTTCCCTGGCGGTATTCCTGCAAGAAGAACAGTGGGTGTCTCCGCTTTACAGAAAGATGCTTTGATCCAGATTGATGCAGTTGTTGCCAACGCAGAAGGAACCCCTCCAAAAGCATAA
- a CDS encoding ATP-binding protein has translation MSTQSVEITSSGIKKILQKYTAERAISEYIWNGFDAKATVIKVDFEIGTAEFDTYSSIRISDNGEGIIYEDLSERFRKFHESNKAGLSSDSSDLTRGKNGYGRFTFHKFARFAKWCTKYSRNEHALYSYDILINSDNLKEYDPSTPIVAQGTRGTVVQFTDINSEISSAFITEILTPYLRAEFAWYLELKEENKIFINGRELDYSSIIAENDSFPLTVNLKKRNIRFECRYIRWTKKLNDEYSRFYFLNENLELKKTKTTSLNKKGDDFWHSLLIVSDFFNDENIDEEEVNESTPQLFTQSEENKILKELIKDLDNYLKTRRRPFLKKQAEKLIDKYEEEKVFPDFGNNEWDIARKEGLENLVREIYEVEPAIFMKLNKEQKRIFLELLNLVMDSSESENLLKIIGAVVDLDTNDREEFAKLLEDTKLKYVITTINIIKNRLLILENLKQLVFNDELKANERDHLQKYIEKHYWIFGEEYKMVCAEEVKFEEALKRYIYLLRGVSEKQFISHPHKYKEMDLFLAGTDFRDGKPHNVIVEIKNPTTIKKLGDKEVGQIKRYIDVILEQDEFNDHNEFWSFYLIGQDYDSIVQRDIRNIETGLIRESNNHCVYVKKWSEIINEVERRLKYLLEKLKIERKYLAKENTLQNILEVERTV, from the coding sequence ATGAGTACTCAATCGGTAGAAATTACAAGCTCCGGGATAAAAAAAATACTTCAAAAATATACAGCAGAGAGAGCAATATCAGAATACATTTGGAATGGGTTTGATGCGAAAGCAACGGTAATAAAAGTAGATTTTGAGATCGGAACTGCAGAATTTGATACTTACAGCTCTATCCGTATAAGTGATAATGGAGAAGGAATAATTTATGAAGATTTATCAGAAAGATTTAGAAAATTTCACGAATCAAATAAAGCTGGATTAAGTAGTGATAGTTCTGATTTAACTAGAGGTAAAAACGGATATGGACGCTTTACCTTTCATAAGTTTGCAAGATTTGCCAAATGGTGTACAAAATATTCCAGAAATGAACATGCACTATATTCTTATGATATATTAATCAATAGCGATAATTTAAAAGAATATGATCCAAGTACTCCTATTGTAGCTCAGGGTACAAGAGGAACGGTTGTGCAATTCACTGACATCAACTCTGAAATTTCTAGTGCTTTCATTACTGAAATATTAACACCATACTTACGAGCAGAATTTGCGTGGTACTTGGAACTTAAAGAAGAAAATAAGATTTTTATAAACGGAAGAGAACTAGACTATTCTTCAATAATTGCTGAAAACGATAGTTTTCCACTTACTGTAAATTTAAAGAAAAGAAATATTCGATTTGAATGCAGATACATTCGTTGGACAAAAAAATTAAATGATGAATATTCTAGATTTTATTTTTTAAACGAAAATCTTGAGTTAAAAAAAACAAAAACTACTTCATTAAACAAGAAAGGGGATGATTTCTGGCATAGTCTGTTGATTGTGAGTGACTTCTTTAACGATGAAAATATTGATGAAGAAGAAGTGAATGAAAGCACTCCACAACTTTTTACTCAAAGCGAAGAAAATAAAATTTTAAAAGAATTAATCAAGGATTTAGATAATTACTTAAAAACAAGAAGACGACCTTTTCTTAAAAAACAAGCTGAGAAACTTATTGACAAATATGAAGAGGAAAAGGTTTTCCCCGATTTTGGCAATAATGAATGGGACATTGCCCGTAAGGAGGGTCTTGAGAATTTAGTTAGAGAGATTTACGAAGTCGAACCTGCTATTTTTATGAAACTAAATAAAGAGCAAAAAAGAATATTTCTTGAATTGCTTAATCTCGTGATGGACAGTTCTGAAAGCGAAAATTTATTAAAAATTATAGGTGCGGTTGTTGACCTTGACACGAATGATCGTGAGGAATTTGCTAAACTTTTAGAGGATACAAAATTAAAATATGTCATTACTACAATTAATATAATTAAAAACAGACTTCTTATTCTCGAAAATCTTAAACAGCTTGTATTTAATGATGAGTTAAAAGCAAATGAAAGAGACCATCTACAAAAATATATTGAAAAACACTACTGGATTTTTGGTGAAGAATATAAAATGGTATGTGCAGAAGAAGTAAAATTTGAGGAAGCACTAAAAAGATATATTTATCTATTAAGAGGGGTTTCAGAAAAACAATTTATTAGTCATCCTCATAAGTACAAAGAAATGGATTTGTTTTTAGCAGGAACAGATTTTAGAGATGGAAAACCGCATAATGTTATTGTTGAAATAAAAAATCCTACAACAATAAAAAAACTTGGAGACAAGGAAGTAGGACAAATTAAAAGATATATTGATGTTATTTTGGAACAGGACGAATTTAACGACCATAACGAGTTTTGGTCTTTTTATTTAATTGGGCAAGACTATGATAGTATTGTGCAAAGGGACATCAGAAATATCGAAACAGGACTAATTAGAGAATCAAACAATCATTGTGTTTATGTCAAAAAATGGAGTGAAATAATTAATGAAGTGGAACGAAGACTTAAGTATTTACTTGAAAAACTCAAAATTGAAAGAAAATATTTGGCAAAAGAAAATACTTTACAAAATATTCTTGAAGTTGAACGAACTGTATAA
- a CDS encoding helix-turn-helix domain-containing protein — protein sequence MIEINEKICSYITKNWLIPWLKENKSQNSFAKNHDIEESTVRKIKSDNTYRIPVETLYRICKARKLTLEQFFKLINE from the coding sequence ATGATTGAGATCAACGAGAAAATATGTTCATACATAACTAAAAATTGGTTAATTCCTTGGCTTAAAGAAAATAAGTCACAGAACTCGTTTGCTAAAAATCATGATATTGAAGAAAGTACTGTAAGAAAAATTAAGAGCGACAATACTTATAGAATTCCTGTTGAAACACTTTACAGAATTTGCAAAGCAAGAAAACTCACTCTTGAACAATTTTTTAAACTTATAAATGAATAA
- a CDS encoding UPF0158 family protein has translation MENSMLKAIAEIAQELDCGNDCYYHPTSHEIISIPNFSNFFDEEEFQECFKDELQAVEKNRPDFIKIEVVESKESFKIMKLFVDQLNDTRYQAELESILENKKPFQNFKNSIDNSDFREEWFAFKKLQLEKIVAMQLNEAKGIVK, from the coding sequence ATGGAAAATTCCATGTTAAAAGCAATTGCAGAAATTGCACAGGAATTGGATTGCGGAAATGACTGCTATTATCATCCCACAAGTCATGAAATAATTTCAATTCCGAACTTTTCAAACTTTTTTGATGAAGAGGAATTTCAGGAATGCTTTAAAGATGAGCTACAGGCGGTTGAGAAAAACAGGCCGGATTTCATTAAAATAGAAGTTGTAGAAAGCAAGGAATCCTTTAAAATAATGAAACTATTCGTTGACCAGCTAAATGACACCCGTTATCAAGCAGAACTGGAAAGTATTTTAGAAAACAAAAAGCCCTTTCAGAATTTTAAGAATTCAATCGACAACTCTGATTTTAGAGAAGAATGGTTTGCTTTTAAAAAATTGCAACTGGAAAAAATAGTGGCAATGCAATTAAACGAAGCAAAAGGCATTGTGAAATAG
- the dnaK gene encoding molecular chaperone DnaK — protein MSKIIGIDLGTTNSCVAVMEGKDPVVIPNAEGKRTTPSIVAFTEDGERKVGDPAKRQAVTNPTKTVYSIKRFIGTHFKDDASEVSRVPYTVVPGPNDTAKVKIDDREYTPQEISAMILQKMKKTAEDYLGQEVTRAVITVPAYFNDAQRQATKEAGEIAGLKVERIINEPTAAALAYGLDKNHKDQKIAVYDLGGGTFDVSILDLGDGVFEVLSTNGDTHLGGDDFDDVIINWLADEFKTEEGVDLKADPIALQRLKEAAEKAKIELSSSSQTEINLPYITATATGPKHLVKTLTKSKFEQLAADLVRRSMEPCKKALSDAGLSVSDIDEVILVGGSTRIPIIQEQVEKFFGKTPSKGVNPDEVVALGAAIQGGVLTGDVKDVLLLDVTPLSLGIETMGSVFTKLIDANTTIPTKKSEVFSTASDNQPAVSIRVGQGERPMFNDNKEIGRFDLSDIPPAQRGVPQIEVTFDIDANGILSVSAKDKGTGKEQSIKIQASSGLSDDEIQRMKREAEENASADAKKKEEVEVFNKADGLIFQTEKQLKEFGDKLSADKKAAVEAAHTELKAAFEAKDMESVKAKTEALDAAWMAASEEMYAAGNQGQPGADQAQGNPAGNAGGEDVQDADFEEVK, from the coding sequence ATGAGCAAAATAATTGGAATCGACTTAGGAACAACCAATTCTTGTGTCGCTGTAATGGAAGGTAAAGATCCGGTAGTAATTCCTAATGCAGAAGGCAAAAGAACAACTCCTTCCATCGTTGCATTTACAGAAGACGGTGAAAGAAAAGTAGGTGATCCTGCAAAAAGACAGGCGGTAACCAATCCGACCAAGACCGTATATTCTATTAAAAGATTTATCGGAACCCACTTTAAAGATGATGCATCTGAAGTTTCCAGAGTACCTTATACAGTAGTACCTGGTCCTAACGATACCGCAAAAGTAAAGATCGACGACAGAGAATATACCCCTCAGGAAATCTCTGCAATGATTCTTCAGAAAATGAAGAAAACTGCCGAAGATTATTTGGGACAGGAAGTAACAAGAGCCGTAATTACCGTTCCTGCTTATTTTAATGACGCACAGAGACAGGCTACCAAAGAAGCGGGTGAAATCGCCGGTTTAAAAGTAGAAAGAATTATCAATGAGCCTACCGCAGCAGCATTGGCTTATGGTTTAGATAAAAATCACAAAGACCAGAAAATCGCAGTTTACGATTTGGGTGGAGGAACTTTTGACGTTTCTATCCTTGATTTGGGCGACGGTGTTTTCGAAGTATTATCCACCAATGGTGACACTCACCTTGGAGGTGATGATTTTGATGATGTGATCATCAACTGGTTAGCAGACGAATTCAAAACCGAAGAAGGGGTAGATTTGAAAGCTGATCCAATCGCGCTTCAAAGATTAAAAGAAGCCGCAGAGAAAGCAAAAATCGAATTGTCTTCTTCTTCACAAACTGAAATTAACCTTCCTTATATTACCGCAACTGCAACAGGTCCGAAACACTTGGTTAAAACTTTGACCAAATCAAAATTCGAACAGTTGGCGGCTGACTTGGTAAGACGTTCTATGGAGCCTTGTAAAAAAGCCCTTTCAGATGCTGGTCTTTCTGTTTCAGATATTGATGAGGTAATTTTAGTGGGTGGTTCTACAAGAATCCCGATCATTCAGGAACAGGTAGAGAAATTCTTCGGAAAAACCCCTTCAAAAGGAGTGAATCCTGATGAGGTTGTTGCTTTAGGAGCAGCGATTCAGGGTGGAGTTTTAACTGGTGATGTGAAAGACGTACTTTTATTAGACGTTACGCCACTTTCATTAGGTATTGAAACCATGGGTTCTGTATTTACAAAACTGATTGACGCAAATACCACAATCCCGACTAAAAAATCAGAGGTTTTCTCAACAGCAAGTGACAACCAGCCTGCAGTTTCTATCAGAGTAGGACAGGGAGAAAGACCAATGTTTAATGACAATAAAGAAATCGGACGTTTTGATTTATCAGACATTCCACCGGCTCAGAGAGGAGTTCCTCAGATCGAAGTAACTTTCGATATCGATGCCAACGGAATCCTGAGTGTTTCTGCCAAAGATAAAGGAACCGGAAAAGAACAGTCAATTAAAATTCAGGCAAGTTCAGGACTTTCAGATGATGAAATCCAAAGAATGAAGCGTGAAGCTGAAGAAAATGCTTCTGCGGATGCGAAGAAAAAAGAAGAAGTTGAAGTATTCAATAAAGCAGACGGATTGATCTTCCAGACTGAAAAACAACTGAAAGAATTTGGCGACAAATTATCTGCTGATAAAAAAGCGGCAGTTGAAGCTGCGCATACAGAATTGAAAGCCGCTTTCGAAGCGAAAGACATGGAGAGTGTAAAAGCGAAAACTGAAGCTTTGGATGCTGCTTGGATGGCAGCTTCTGAAGAAATGTACGCTGCAGGCAACCAGGGACAGCCAGGTGCTGACCAGGCACAGGGAAATCCTGCTGGAAATGCAGGAGGCGAAGATGTTCAGGATGCTGACTTCGAAGAAGTGAAATAA
- a CDS encoding RNA polymerase sigma factor, protein MKTTDSLPRKLTDLQLYELLKKGDPASLEHIHLRYKRLLFWIGKQMLDDDFVVETLVQDTFLKLWLHRDSIETPNHIIGFLRFVLKRDCITYFNAPRNKFSRLINSLERYENYQDYLAGYDPQQDKEHLLSQEADQRNFDEVQKVLNVLNPKRKHLIELCLEYGFQYKPIAEAMGSSVTGISNEVSRAIDDLRKILNRSSFEQSQSKAFDNEKQLDKLSSQQLEIMKRRFEQKSSFAVIAKELKLPENEVHREFLYAYQYLQNQKTSEIKL, encoded by the coding sequence ATGAAAACAACAGACTCATTGCCCCGGAAATTAACCGATCTTCAGTTGTACGAACTGCTGAAAAAAGGCGATCCTGCCTCGCTGGAACATATTCATTTACGCTACAAAAGATTGCTTTTCTGGATCGGAAAACAAATGCTTGATGATGATTTTGTCGTGGAAACGCTTGTTCAGGATACCTTCCTTAAATTGTGGTTACACCGCGACTCTATTGAAACTCCGAATCATATCATTGGCTTTTTACGGTTTGTTTTGAAGAGGGACTGTATAACTTATTTTAACGCGCCCAGGAATAAATTTTCCCGTTTAATCAATTCCCTTGAACGGTATGAGAATTACCAAGATTACCTCGCAGGTTACGATCCCCAGCAGGATAAAGAGCATCTTCTCAGTCAGGAAGCTGATCAAAGAAATTTTGATGAAGTACAAAAGGTTTTAAACGTACTGAACCCCAAAAGGAAACACCTGATTGAACTTTGCCTTGAATATGGCTTTCAGTACAAGCCCATCGCAGAAGCAATGGGAAGCAGCGTGACAGGCATCAGCAATGAGGTGAGCAGAGCCATCGATGATCTTCGGAAAATTTTGAATAGAAGTTCTTTTGAACAGTCACAGAGTAAAGCTTTCGATAATGAAAAGCAACTAGATAAACTAAGCAGTCAACAATTGGAGATCATGAAAAGAAGGTTTGAACAGAAATCTTCTTTTGCGGTGATTGCCAAAGAACTTAAATTACCTGAAAATGAAGTCCATCGGGAATTTCTGTATGCCTATCAATATCTACAAAATCAAAAAACTTCTGAAATAAAACTTTGA
- a CDS encoding c-type cytochrome, which translates to MKKYLVICGVLALIACNKKESNPNMDSNVMKEEPVVKVVDSAAAGKNEGLALIEGADCLTCHKVDARLVGPSYQEVADKYTEGDLDMLANKIIEGGKGNWGEIPMTPHTGMSKENAKKMVEYIMTLKK; encoded by the coding sequence ATGAAAAAGTATCTCGTAATCTGCGGCGTTTTAGCACTGATAGCATGTAACAAGAAAGAAAGCAATCCCAATATGGACAGCAATGTAATGAAGGAGGAACCTGTAGTGAAAGTTGTAGATTCTGCGGCAGCAGGTAAAAATGAAGGGCTGGCTCTGATCGAAGGAGCAGATTGTTTAACCTGTCATAAAGTTGATGCCAGACTTGTTGGGCCCTCTTACCAGGAAGTAGCAGATAAATATACAGAAGGCGATCTTGATATGCTTGCCAACAAGATTATTGAAGGCGGAAAAGGCAACTGGGGAGAAATCCCGATGACACCACATACGGGCATGAGTAAAGAAAATGCTAAGAAAATGGTGGAATATATCATGACGCTTAAAAAATAA
- a CDS encoding transposase, translating into MKNSKFSEVQIIKILSEQNQGKTVNEICREHGISQPTFYKWKSKYGGLDVQQLSKMKEMEKQLSQYKKIVAEQTLEIVVLKDVIEKKL; encoded by the coding sequence ATGAAAAACAGTAAATTTTCAGAAGTTCAGATCATCAAGATATTATCTGAACAAAATCAGGGAAAAACGGTAAATGAGATTTGCCGGGAGCATGGAATTAGCCAGCCAACCTTTTACAAGTGGAAGAGCAAATATGGTGGATTGGATGTTCAGCAACTTTCAAAAATGAAAGAGATGGAAAAGCAACTTTCGCAATATAAAAAGATCGTAGCTGAGCAAACTTTGGAGATTGTCGTCTTAAAAGATGTGATCGAAAAAAAGCTCTAA